A stretch of DNA from Aciduliprofundum sp. MAR08-339:
GAGAGGATACCGAACTTCCTATGTTTAAACTCCATCTCAAGGTGCCGTTCATATTGAGAGATATCAATTTTCCACCGGAAGTTACAAAGTAAATATTCCCATTCTCAACTGCAACTGATGATCTTACAGATGAATCTGTTGTGTAATTCCAGTAATACGTGCCATTTGCATTTATACACTGAACTCCATATGGAGGGTTCCACTGGTAGGATGTGTTCTCTATACCCCCCATTGGCACTATTATCTTTCCGTCATAAAATGCTGGTACACCAAAATAATTGCTCCCCATGAGCGTGAGGTCCCATTCCTCCGTGCCGTTAAGGGCATTTATGGCGTACAACTTCCCCACAGAGCCAAGATTGAAGGTGGCAACGAAAACCATGGGTTTCTTGTCCACAATCCCCAAAGCAGGTGAGGATGCTATATCCTCACCGATGTAAACTTGCCAAGCCAATGTTCCATTGTTCACATAAAATGCTCTGAGATACTTATCGGAGGTCCCTATGATCACGTATTTCCCAAACAGTACAGGTGAAGCAATGCCATAGTATCCAGCGGCTCCGGAGGTGGTGTTCCAGAGCAACGTGCCGTTCATATTCAGGGCATACAGCGCAGAAGAATCGGCAATGAATATCTCCCCATCCCCAGATACGGGTGTGGATGAGAACCCCCATGATGATTGACCCCTAAATTTCCAGACAACATCGGGAGCATATATTGTTTTTTCAGAGGATGCGGTGTTATTCATATTACCCCTGGGAACACCCCATACCCCATAATGCCCCGGATAGGCCAGGGACCCTGTATAGGGCACCCACGAAGGATTATCCACAGTGTAAACCCAAGCAATCAAATCTCCATTACTGAGATTCAGGGAGGATGCACCCACGCTTGATGATATCCATTGATAGCTATTGTTGCTCCACAACATAAGGTGCCAGTAATAACCCGTACCAGCCCAATCGTTCTTGTCCCATCCAATTTGATTCACAAACGCACCATAGGAACTCCATGAAACATTTATGCCCAATCCCAGTTCCTCACAGGCAAGTTCCGTTGCCATTATGGCCGTATGATTATCTGATGGGAGATAGACATTGGCGGTAAGCACTTCCTGATTTCCAAACTGGAATATTACAGATACCACCGTCTCGGAGTTCCCCGTCATACCTGAACCAGCGCCTCCCGTAAGAAGCAAAGCAACCACCATGAGCAGCGACACCAACCATATTTTCCCACCCATTGAATCACCTCAAATTTATTTTACTTTTTTCCAGAAAACTTTAAAATATTTAAAAATTGGCCCATAAAGATTTAAATACCTCAGCATATTGCGTTTTGGGATGAATGCCACTGCAAGAACTCTGGGATTATTCGCAATACTCACGCTTCTATTTGTGGGAATAGGATATCTGATCGGCATGTACTATGGAGATACTTTGACATCACTTCTATTCTTCCTTATTCTCGCACTTGTGCTCAATCTTTTCTCCTATTTTTACAGTTCAAAAATTGTGCTCTGGAGTTATAGGGCAAGAATAATAAGCGAGGAGGAAAACCCGCGGCTCTACGGTATAGTGAAAAATGTGGCAATGAAGGCAGATATTCCCACGCCAAGGGTTGCCATCATCCCTATCTCCCTGCCAAACGCCTTTGCCACCGGAAGAAATCCAAAAAATGCCGTTGTATGCGTGACCGAGGGGTTGCTTCGAATTCTGAACGATGATGAACTTGAGGGAGTTATTGGGCATGAAATAGGCCACATAAAGGATAGGGACATTCTCATAATGACCGTTGCAGCCACCATAACCGGAGCACTGTCGTTCATGAGTCGTGCGTACCTGTGGAGAAGTGTGTTCAGTAGAGATGAGGATGATTTTCTCGCCTACATATTCATCGCTCTTGCCGCCCTTGGAGCATTGCTTATTCAACTGGCCATATCCAGATCAAGGGAGTTCAAGGCCGATGAGCAGAGCGCAAGGATAACCAAGAAGCCTCTGGCACTGGCCTCTGCCCTCAGAAAACTGGAATACCACGCATCAAGAAATCCTCTGAGAAGGGGCAATCCATCCACCGCATCACTGTTCATTGTGAACCCGTTCAGGGGATACGGCTTCATAAGGCTGTTTTCAACGCATCCTCCCACGGAGGAAAGAATAAGAAGATTGGAAAAAATGGCAAGAGAGTTTTCATACCTTTAAATCAGGGTAACCTCTTCTATAACTACGCCCTGCACACCTTCAATCTCACCCAGGGCCTTTTCAATTTGATCCGCAACGCCCCCCTCATCCTTCACTATAACCTTCACAACCAGTGCCTTCAATCCAAAGGCTATGGGCTGCAGATCAAACTCGGCAATTTTTCCCACATTGCCAATTTTATTTTTCACTTCTTCCTTCATCTTCTCAAAGTTAACATCCACGCCTTCAGGCATAATCTTGTAGGTTATTAAAACATCTCCCATTTTGCTCACCTCATGGACCTTCAAACCCGCAGTTGGGGCATCTGTACGGTATGCTCTGCTCCCTGCACCTGTTGCATCTCGCTATGAGAGCGCCGCAATTGGGGCATTGAAACACAACGGAACCTTCATCGGTAAGTCCTCTTCCGCATGATGTGCAGAATTCTATCGTCTCTTCCATATTCTCACCTGTTAGAGGGTATTGGCCTTTCATTTAAAAAGATTATGGCAATTTTTTTACACGTATATTTCATACCCAAAATTATGAGAACAAAAATTCTGGGGTATTTCGGCATAATCACCCTAATCGTTTACTGGTCATTCACCATAGCAAGCATCCTCCAGAATCCATGGTTCTCCGTTATGCATAACGCTCTCAGCGATTTGGGCTCAGATTCCGCCTGCTGCCCGTGGATTTACAATTACGGGCTCATCCTGGCATCCCCATTCCTTCTGGTATTCTCCCTATACCTCATATACTCTGCTCAAAACAAGCTGGAAACCGTGGGCGGGGCCTTTATCTCCATATCCTCCATATTTCTCGCCCTCATAGGTGTGTTCCACAGCGGAACCAGGCCACACACCTTCGTGGCACCCTATTTCTTCCTGCAGTTCTTCGTTGGTATGCTGGTCTGGGGCATTGGCACTTGGGGTGCCATAAAAAAATTGACAATTGCGCTCTTCATACTGGCCTTCATAGGAGCATTTATACCTTGGCCCTCCACAGCCACCCTTGAGATCTACGAAATTGCTCTGATAGGTATATTCGTATCTGCATTTCCCTCAATCAAGGAAGATTAGAGAGTAGAGCACGTTCTCCCCAAAATCTATTCTCACAAAGGAGGTGATCTCAACCCCTATGGCATCAAGGGAAGGACGGAC
This window harbors:
- a CDS encoding PQQ-binding-like beta-propeller repeat protein, with protein sequence MGGKIWLVSLLMVVALLLTGGAGSGMTGNSETVVSVIFQFGNQEVLTANVYLPSDNHTAIMATELACEELGLGINVSWSSYGAFVNQIGWDKNDWAGTGYYWHLMLWSNNSYQWISSSVGASSLNLSNGDLIAWVYTVDNPSWVPYTGSLAYPGHYGVWGVPRGNMNNTASSEKTIYAPDVVWKFRGQSSWGFSSTPVSGDGEIFIADSSALYALNMNGTLLWNTTSGAAGYYGIASPVLFGKYVIIGTSDKYLRAFYVNNGTLAWQVYIGEDIASSPALGIVDKKPMVFVATFNLGSVGKLYAINALNGTEEWDLTLMGSNYFGVPAFYDGKIIVPMGGIENTSYQWNPPYGVQCINANGTYYWNYTTDSSVRSSVAVENGNIYFVTSGGKLISLNMNGTLRWSLNIGSSVSSPAVKNRGIFVGNNNGTLYGIEDEGTNSQILWSLSLNGPVQGGVICVGDEVLAVTNTQNGTLYATFTNGTPYWSITLRPENYILSSPIIADSYVLVASNNGYLYALGNNLTYPSIGEIVQNTAYVGSPIKITVKSGEEYQALLYYKNVSGDEWHVVWMQYHNGSYVGYIPAQDTSGNVYYYVTIVNSTGVSSTSSVKIAQVLPSVPELNAAYIMVAFIAIVLLFRSRVRG
- a CDS encoding zinc metalloprotease HtpX; this encodes MNATARTLGLFAILTLLFVGIGYLIGMYYGDTLTSLLFFLILALVLNLFSYFYSSKIVLWSYRARIISEEENPRLYGIVKNVAMKADIPTPRVAIIPISLPNAFATGRNPKNAVVCVTEGLLRILNDDELEGVIGHEIGHIKDRDILIMTVAATITGALSFMSRAYLWRSVFSRDEDDFLAYIFIALAALGALLIQLAISRSREFKADEQSARITKKPLALASALRKLEYHASRNPLRRGNPSTASLFIVNPFRGYGFIRLFSTHPPTEERIRRLEKMAREFSYL
- a CDS encoding elongation factor 1-beta codes for the protein MGDVLITYKIMPEGVDVNFEKMKEEVKNKIGNVGKIAEFDLQPIAFGLKALVVKVIVKDEGGVADQIEKALGEIEGVQGVVIEEVTLI
- a CDS encoding zinc finger domain-containing protein; the protein is MEETIEFCTSCGRGLTDEGSVVFQCPNCGALIARCNRCREQSIPYRCPNCGFEGP
- a CDS encoding DUF998 domain-containing protein; this translates as MRTKILGYFGIITLIVYWSFTIASILQNPWFSVMHNALSDLGSDSACCPWIYNYGLILASPFLLVFSLYLIYSAQNKLETVGGAFISISSIFLALIGVFHSGTRPHTFVAPYFFLQFFVGMLVWGIGTWGAIKKLTIALFILAFIGAFIPWPSTATLEIYEIALIGIFVSAFPSIKED